Proteins found in one Columba livia isolate bColLiv1 breed racing homer chromosome 11, bColLiv1.pat.W.v2, whole genome shotgun sequence genomic segment:
- the LOC106145967 gene encoding uncharacterized protein LOC106145967 isoform X2 → MEAMNSEAEYCASKNNCIHFTLSLLGLEKFSSQLVDFQDEGDSSSGGAMLGNTSTRFLLFKSIPGHGDIFEEVFEGELQPGDILLFPLDRSNDIVSRALFKHAAVYCGDGEVIHFVGTGTAGPSSSQTIPGLISKQGYQTLIKERGQCRIYRKKGGVNLSHFRNRVRNAMRSEANYNAYTNNCIHFALSLLGLEKFSSQLVQIRC, encoded by the exons ATGGAGGCGATGAACAGCGAAGCTGAGTATTGCGCCAGCAAGAACAACTGCATCCACTTCACCCTCTCCCTCCTGGGCTTGGAGAAGTTCTCCTCACAACtg GTGGATTTCCAAGATGAAGGTGACAGCAGCAGCGGTGGGGCT ATGTTGGGCAACACT TCGACCAGATTTCTGCTGTTCAAGAGCATCCCTGGGCATGGGGACATCTTTGAGGAGGTTTTTGAAGGTGAGTTGCAGCCTGGGGACATCTTGCTCTTCCCCTTGGACAGAAGCAATGACATTGTCAGCAGGGCCCTCTTCAAACATGCAGCTGTCTACTGTGGGGATGGAGAGGTCATACACTTTGTGG GCACGGGCACTGCTGGTCCCAGCAGCAGTCAGACGATCCCTGGTCTGATCAGCAAACAAGGCTACCAAACCCTGATAAAAGAAAGGGGGCAATGCCGGATTTACCGGAAGAAAGGTGGCGTTAATCTCAGTCATTTCCGTAATAGAGTCAGAAATGCGATGAGAAGTGAAGCCAACTATAACGCCTACACAAACAACTGCATCCACTTCGCCCTCTCCCTTCTGGGCTTGGAGAAGTTCTCCTCACAACtg GTGCAAATCCGATGTTAa
- the LOC106145967 gene encoding uncharacterized protein LOC106145967 isoform X1, giving the protein MKVTAAAVGLPWWSKQPGSVTSSVPKETMLRLAAAIVGGIVGAAGIAGVGASLMLGNTSTRFLLFKSIPGHGDIFEEVFEGELQPGDILLFPLDRSNDIVSRALFKHAAVYCGDGEVIHFVGTGTAGPSSSQTIPGLISKQGYQTLIKERGQCRIYRKKGGVNLSHFRNRVRNAMRSEANYNAYTNNCIHFALSLLGLEKFSSQLVQIRC; this is encoded by the exons ATGAAGGTGACAGCAGCAGCGGTGGGGCT CCCTTGGTGGAGCAAGCAGCCCGGCTCTGTCACCAGCTCTGTCCCAAAGGAAACTATGTTAAGACTCGCTGCTGCCATTGTTGGCGGCATTGTAGGTGCTGCAGGAATTGCAGGTGTTGGTGCCAGCCTG ATGTTGGGCAACACT TCGACCAGATTTCTGCTGTTCAAGAGCATCCCTGGGCATGGGGACATCTTTGAGGAGGTTTTTGAAGGTGAGTTGCAGCCTGGGGACATCTTGCTCTTCCCCTTGGACAGAAGCAATGACATTGTCAGCAGGGCCCTCTTCAAACATGCAGCTGTCTACTGTGGGGATGGAGAGGTCATACACTTTGTGG GCACGGGCACTGCTGGTCCCAGCAGCAGTCAGACGATCCCTGGTCTGATCAGCAAACAAGGCTACCAAACCCTGATAAAAGAAAGGGGGCAATGCCGGATTTACCGGAAGAAAGGTGGCGTTAATCTCAGTCATTTCCGTAATAGAGTCAGAAATGCGATGAGAAGTGAAGCCAACTATAACGCCTACACAAACAACTGCATCCACTTCGCCCTCTCCCTTCTGGGCTTGGAGAAGTTCTCCTCACAACtg GTGCAAATCCGATGTTAa
- the LOC106145967 gene encoding uncharacterized protein LOC106145967 isoform X3: MLRLAAAIVGGIVGAAGIAGVGASLMLGNTSTRFLLFKSIPGHGDIFEEVFEGELQPGDILLFPLDRSNDIVSRALFKHAAVYCGDGEVIHFVGTGTAGPSSSQTIPGLISKQGYQTLIKERGQCRIYRKKGGVNLSHFRNRVRNAMRSEANYNAYTNNCIHFALSLLGLEKFSSQLVQIRC, from the exons ATGTTAAGACTCGCTGCTGCCATTGTTGGCGGCATTGTAGGTGCTGCAGGAATTGCAGGTGTTGGTGCCAGCCTG ATGTTGGGCAACACT TCGACCAGATTTCTGCTGTTCAAGAGCATCCCTGGGCATGGGGACATCTTTGAGGAGGTTTTTGAAGGTGAGTTGCAGCCTGGGGACATCTTGCTCTTCCCCTTGGACAGAAGCAATGACATTGTCAGCAGGGCCCTCTTCAAACATGCAGCTGTCTACTGTGGGGATGGAGAGGTCATACACTTTGTGG GCACGGGCACTGCTGGTCCCAGCAGCAGTCAGACGATCCCTGGTCTGATCAGCAAACAAGGCTACCAAACCCTGATAAAAGAAAGGGGGCAATGCCGGATTTACCGGAAGAAAGGTGGCGTTAATCTCAGTCATTTCCGTAATAGAGTCAGAAATGCGATGAGAAGTGAAGCCAACTATAACGCCTACACAAACAACTGCATCCACTTCGCCCTCTCCCTTCTGGGCTTGGAGAAGTTCTCCTCACAACtg GTGCAAATCCGATGTTAa